A single Uloborus diversus isolate 005 chromosome 7, Udiv.v.3.1, whole genome shotgun sequence DNA region contains:
- the LOC129226905 gene encoding zinc finger protein 678-like produces the protein MRVHSSERPYSCGDCSKTFSNLSNLRVHLRIHTDEKPYSCEVCSKAFYSSSHLKEHSKVHTGEKPYKCENCSKSFTQLSHLKQHIRTHADEKPYSCEVCSKAFSTSSNLKQHSRVHTGEKPYKCEHCSKSFTQPSNLKQHVRTHADEKSHSCEVCSKAFSSSSNLKIHLRVHTGEKPYKCEHCSKAFTRPSNFKQHIKTHADEKLHPCEVCSKAFSSSSNLKIHLRVHTGERPYKCEHCSKSFTRPSSLKQHIRAHADEKPHSDIFQLSHLKQHIRAIADEKPYSCEVCSKAFSSSSNLKIHLRVHTGEKPYKCEHCSKSFTRRSHLKQHMSAHSEEKHFLCE, from the exons ATGAGAGTTCATTCCAGTGAAAGGCCTTATTCTTGTGGagattgttcaaagacattttccaaCCTTTCAAACTTAAGAGTACATTTGAGAATCCACACTGACGAGAAGCCCTATTCGTGTGAAgtttgttcaaaagcattttattcGAGTTCACACTTAAAGGAACATTCGAAAGtccatactggtgagaaacctTATAAGTGCGAAAATTGTTCTAAGTCATTCACTCAACTTTCACATTTGAAGCAGCACATTAGAACTCATGCTGACGAAAAGCCTTACTCGTGTGAAgtttgttcaaaagcattttctacGAGTTCAAACTTAAAGCAACATTCGAGAGTCCATACTGGGGAGAAACCTTATAAGTGCGAACATTGTTCTAAGTCATTCACTCAACCTTCAAACTTAAAGCAGCACGTAAGAACTCATGCTGACGAGAAGTCTCATTCGTGTGAAgtttgttcaaaagcattttcttcaagTTCAAACTTAAAGATACATTTGAGAGtccatactggtgagaaacctTATAAATGCGAACATTGTTCTAAGGCATTCACTCGACCTTCAAACTTCAAGCAGCACATAAAAACTCATGCTGATGAAAAGCTTCATCCGTGTGAAgtttgttcaaaagcattttcttcaagTTCAAACTTAAAGATACATTTAAGAGTCCATACTGGTGAGAGACCTTACAAGTGTGAACATTGTTCTAAGTCATTCACTCGACCTTCAAGTTTAAAGCAGCACATAAGAGCTCATGCTGACGAGAAGCCTCATTC GGACATTTTCCAACTTTCACATTTGAAGCAGCACATAAGAGCTATTGCTGACGAAAAGCCTTACTCGTGTGAAgtttgttcaaaagcattttcttcaagTTCGAACTTAAAGATACATTTAAgagtccatactggcgagaaaccttACAAGTGTGAACATTGTTCTAAGTCATTCACTCGACGTTCACATTTGAAGCAACACATGTCTGCTCACTCTGAGGAGAAGCACTTTTTGTGTGAATAG